A region from the Cryptosporangium arvum DSM 44712 genome encodes:
- a CDS encoding NAD(P)H-dependent glycerol-3-phosphate dehydrogenase, producing the protein MRAAVLGAGSWGTAYAKVLADAGCEVALWARRPELAAAMNARRENGDYLPGVGLPDRLTATPDHEEALAGADLVILAVPAQTMRANLRHWAGALGDDATLVSLAKGVELGTHKRMTEVIIEVTGVPADRVAVVSGPNLAKEIASEQPAATVVAATDLARAELLQRASTTSYLRVYTNTDVVGVELGGAVKNVIALACGMAEGMGFGDNTKASLMTRGLAETARLGVSLGADPMTFAGLAGIGDLVATCTSPLSRNRTFGERLGRGETLEQAIAHTRQTAEGVKSCLSILELAAAAGVEMPITEQVVQVCHEGIAPSVAMKYLMRREPKPEHRS; encoded by the coding sequence GTGCGGGCCGCGGTGCTGGGTGCGGGCTCCTGGGGCACGGCGTACGCCAAGGTCCTGGCCGACGCGGGCTGCGAGGTCGCGCTCTGGGCCCGGCGTCCCGAGTTGGCCGCCGCGATGAACGCCCGGCGGGAGAACGGCGACTACCTGCCCGGCGTCGGCCTGCCCGACCGGCTGACCGCGACGCCCGACCACGAGGAGGCGCTCGCCGGCGCGGACCTGGTGATCCTGGCCGTACCGGCGCAGACCATGCGGGCCAACCTGCGGCACTGGGCCGGCGCGCTCGGCGACGACGCGACGCTCGTCAGCCTGGCCAAGGGCGTCGAGCTCGGCACCCACAAGCGGATGACCGAGGTGATCATCGAGGTCACCGGCGTGCCGGCCGACCGGGTGGCGGTGGTGTCCGGGCCCAACCTGGCCAAGGAGATCGCGTCCGAGCAGCCCGCCGCCACCGTCGTCGCCGCCACCGACCTGGCCAGGGCCGAGCTGCTGCAGCGCGCGTCCACCACGTCCTACCTGCGGGTCTACACGAACACCGACGTCGTCGGCGTCGAGCTGGGCGGGGCGGTCAAGAACGTGATCGCGCTGGCCTGCGGCATGGCCGAGGGTATGGGCTTCGGCGACAACACCAAGGCGTCGCTGATGACGCGCGGGCTGGCCGAGACCGCGCGCCTGGGGGTGTCGCTGGGCGCAGACCCGATGACGTTCGCCGGGCTGGCCGGCATCGGTGACCTGGTCGCCACGTGCACCTCGCCGCTGTCGCGCAACCGGACGTTCGGCGAGCGGCTGGGGCGCGGCGAGACGCTGGAGCAGGCGATCGCGCACACCCGGCAGACCGCCGAGGGCGTGAAGTCGTGCCTGTCGATCCTCGAGCTCGCGGCCGCGGCGGGCGTGGAGATGCCGATCACCGAGCAGGTCGTGCAGGTGTGCCACGAGGGCATCGCGCCGAGCGTCGCGATGAAGTACCTGATGCGGCGGGAGCCGAAGCCGGAGCACCGGTCGTGA
- a CDS encoding HU family DNA-binding protein produces the protein MNKTELIEALVQRLGDKRAATEALDGVLEEIQRAVARGERVGITGFGTFEKRIRNARTARNPRTGETVKVKKSFTPAFKAGQGFKDVVTGTKKLAKAPVASIAAVSGSTSAPVAAATRTTGTTARATTASRNGAARPASARTASTRSVNGTPTRATKSTATATKTTAARATATKAPAKTAAKATAAKSTPSRATAAKAPAKTAAKATATKTTAAAKAPAKTAAKATATKTTAAKTTAAKATTATRTAATKAATTKATTRTAATKATAAKNTATKVAAKTAPAKATAKASPVKAVKSAPAKTAAAKSAPAKTATKAPAKTAAAKTAPAKTATAKAAPAKAATAPKSAGKKVKPAGKKKK, from the coding sequence GTGAACAAGACCGAACTGATCGAGGCACTCGTGCAGCGGCTCGGTGACAAACGCGCCGCTACCGAGGCTCTCGACGGAGTGCTCGAGGAGATCCAGCGGGCCGTCGCTCGCGGCGAGCGCGTCGGCATCACCGGCTTCGGCACGTTTGAGAAGCGCATCCGCAACGCACGGACCGCGCGCAATCCGCGTACCGGTGAGACCGTCAAGGTGAAGAAGTCGTTCACCCCGGCGTTCAAGGCGGGGCAGGGCTTCAAGGATGTCGTCACCGGCACCAAGAAGCTGGCGAAGGCTCCGGTGGCGTCGATCGCGGCGGTGTCGGGCAGTACGTCCGCTCCGGTCGCGGCCGCGACCCGCACCACCGGCACGACGGCCCGCGCGACGACGGCGTCGCGCAACGGTGCCGCTCGTCCGGCGTCGGCGCGTACCGCGTCCACCCGCTCGGTCAACGGCACGCCGACGCGTGCGACCAAGAGCACCGCGACCGCCACCAAGACCACGGCGGCGCGCGCCACCGCGACGAAGGCTCCGGCGAAGACCGCGGCCAAGGCGACCGCGGCCAAGAGCACCCCGTCGCGCGCCACCGCGGCCAAGGCTCCGGCGAAGACCGCGGCGAAGGCGACCGCGACCAAGACCACCGCGGCGGCCAAGGCTCCGGCCAAGACCGCGGCCAAGGCGACCGCGACCAAGACCACCGCGGCGAAGACCACCGCGGCCAAGGCCACCACCGCGACGCGGACCGCCGCGACGAAGGCCGCCACCACCAAGGCGACCACGCGCACGGCGGCCACCAAGGCGACGGCGGCCAAGAACACGGCCACGAAGGTCGCTGCGAAGACCGCTCCGGCCAAGGCCACCGCCAAGGCGTCTCCGGTCAAGGCGGTCAAGTCGGCGCCGGCCAAGACCGCGGCGGCGAAGAGCGCACCGGCCAAGACCGCGACGAAGGCCCCGGCGAAGACCGCGGCCGCGAAGACCGCGCCGGCCAAGACCGCGACCGCGAAGGCGGCTCCGGCGAAGGCGGCCACCGCGCCCAAGTCGGCGGGCAAGAAGGTCAAGCCGGCCGGCAAGAAGAAGAAGTAA
- a CDS encoding lysophospholipid acyltransferase family protein → MRRGFWLRFAEFVLRPLLTVFTKRTWRGWENIPVSGPAIFVANHTSMVDPLVIAHFLYDRPREMRVLVKSSLFRVPLVGTVLRSSGQIPVHRATRNAGDALRTATARIRAGEAPLIYPEGTVTRDPDLWPMQGKTGAARLFLDTGAPVIPIVQWGAHGLHDYRTGKVRLRVRTPVTVSAGPPVDLSAFAGAPPTGMVLREITDVIMRRLRDDLAELRGEPAPTGPLYVLDEKPRGLAS, encoded by the coding sequence GTGCGCCGGGGATTCTGGCTTCGGTTCGCAGAGTTCGTCCTGCGTCCGCTGTTGACCGTCTTCACGAAGCGCACCTGGCGCGGATGGGAGAACATCCCGGTCAGCGGACCCGCGATCTTCGTCGCCAACCACACGTCGATGGTCGACCCGCTGGTCATCGCCCATTTCCTCTACGACCGGCCGCGCGAGATGCGGGTGCTGGTCAAGTCGAGCCTGTTCAGGGTCCCGCTGGTCGGCACGGTGCTGCGGTCGTCCGGCCAGATCCCGGTCCACCGGGCCACCCGCAACGCGGGGGACGCACTGCGTACCGCCACGGCCCGTATCCGTGCGGGGGAAGCCCCGCTCATCTACCCGGAGGGCACCGTTACTCGCGACCCCGATCTCTGGCCGATGCAGGGCAAAACCGGAGCCGCCCGGCTGTTCCTCGACACCGGCGCGCCGGTGATCCCGATCGTGCAGTGGGGGGCGCACGGCCTCCACGACTACCGCACCGGCAAGGTGCGGCTGCGGGTGCGGACGCCGGTCACGGTGTCGGCGGGTCCGCCGGTCGACCTGTCGGCCTTCGCCGGGGCACCGCCGACCGGGATGGTGCTCAGGGAGATCACCGACGTCATCATGCGGCGCCTGCGTGACGACCTGGCCGAACTACGCGGGGAACCGGCGCCGACCGGCCCGCTCTACGTGCTCGACGAGAAACCGCGGGGGCTGGCGTCGTGA
- a CDS encoding D-alanine--D-alanine ligase family protein, with protein sequence MTSDPTPGSKRLRVAVIFGGRSTEHAISCVSGGAVLAGLDRDAFDVIPVGITAEGRWVLAPDDPAALRAVGRELPTVKDGTEVVLPGDPTRGGLVVSTPAEGVGALEGVDVVFPVLHGPYGEDGTIQGLLEMADLPYVGSGVFASAAAMDKEYTKKLLAAEGLAVGDYVVLRDGATLTFDQRERLGLPVFVKPARAGSSIGITRVTDWAQLDQAVERARAVDPKVLVEAAVVGREVECGVLEGEHGGPPEASLPAEIRLVSPDHDWYDFDAKYLDDACEFDIPAVLPAGVEEKLREAACRAFTALGCAGLARVDFFVTPDGGLVVNEVNTMPGFTPISMFPRMWAATGLPFDELVGRLVRTAVARGSGLR encoded by the coding sequence GTGACGAGCGATCCAACCCCCGGGTCGAAGAGACTCCGCGTCGCCGTGATCTTCGGCGGACGCAGCACCGAGCACGCAATCTCCTGTGTCAGCGGGGGCGCGGTGCTGGCCGGCCTCGACCGGGACGCGTTCGACGTGATCCCGGTCGGCATCACCGCGGAGGGGCGTTGGGTGCTCGCGCCCGACGACCCGGCCGCGCTGCGTGCGGTCGGCCGCGAGCTGCCGACGGTCAAGGACGGCACCGAGGTGGTCCTGCCCGGCGACCCGACGCGCGGCGGTCTGGTGGTCTCCACCCCCGCGGAGGGCGTCGGCGCGCTGGAGGGCGTGGACGTCGTCTTCCCGGTGCTGCACGGCCCCTACGGCGAGGACGGCACGATCCAGGGCCTGCTCGAGATGGCCGACCTGCCCTACGTCGGGTCGGGCGTGTTCGCCTCGGCCGCGGCGATGGACAAGGAGTACACGAAGAAGCTGCTCGCGGCCGAAGGGCTCGCGGTCGGCGACTACGTCGTGCTGCGCGACGGCGCGACGCTCACGTTCGACCAGCGCGAGCGGCTCGGCCTGCCGGTGTTCGTGAAGCCGGCGCGGGCCGGGTCGAGCATCGGCATCACCCGCGTCACCGACTGGGCGCAGCTCGACCAGGCGGTCGAGAGGGCGCGCGCGGTCGACCCGAAGGTGCTCGTCGAGGCCGCGGTCGTCGGCCGCGAGGTGGAGTGCGGCGTGCTGGAGGGCGAGCACGGCGGCCCGCCGGAGGCTTCGCTTCCGGCCGAGATCCGGCTGGTGAGCCCCGATCACGACTGGTACGACTTCGATGCCAAGTACCTCGACGACGCGTGCGAGTTCGACATCCCGGCGGTGCTTCCCGCGGGCGTGGAGGAGAAGCTCCGCGAGGCCGCGTGCCGTGCGTTCACCGCGCTCGGCTGCGCCGGGCTGGCCCGCGTCGACTTCTTCGTGACGCCGGACGGCGGTCTGGTCGTCAACGAGGTCAACACGATGCCGGGGTTCACCCCGATCTCGATGTTCCCCCGGATGTGGGCGGCCACCGGGCTGCCCTTCGACGAGTTGGTCGGGCGGCTGGTGCGCACCGCGGTCGCCCGTGGTTCCGGCCTGCGTTGA
- the cofC gene encoding 2-phospho-L-lactate guanylyltransferase, with protein MTGWSIVTPVKRLGQAKSRLRATLPASAALFTYTASGPDPLGALDPPGEPDDWHADVALAMALDTVAAVLATPAVDRVVVVTDDRVAVAALSALGAVCVPDTPRSGLNSALRHGAAMAALLTGSDGRGGHGTAALGADLPALRGAHLDAVLRAVERMGVRGFVPDVAGTGTTLLAAPRGVPLEPAYGPGSALLHARAGAVDLTAAGEVGASLRQDVDTAADLDAARVLGLGPRTTALFGPVRCAC; from the coding sequence GTGACGGGATGGTCGATCGTGACGCCGGTCAAGCGTCTGGGGCAGGCGAAGAGCCGGCTGCGCGCGACGCTGCCCGCGTCCGCCGCGCTGTTCACCTACACCGCCAGCGGGCCGGATCCGCTGGGCGCGCTCGATCCGCCGGGTGAGCCCGACGACTGGCACGCCGACGTGGCGCTGGCGATGGCACTCGACACGGTCGCGGCGGTGCTCGCCACCCCGGCCGTCGACCGGGTCGTCGTCGTGACCGACGACCGGGTAGCGGTCGCGGCGCTGAGCGCGCTCGGCGCGGTGTGCGTTCCCGATACCCCGCGGTCCGGTCTCAACTCCGCGCTGCGCCACGGTGCGGCGATGGCCGCGCTGCTGACCGGTTCGGACGGCCGCGGTGGGCACGGCACGGCCGCCCTCGGAGCCGACCTGCCCGCCCTGCGCGGCGCCCACCTCGACGCCGTGCTGCGCGCCGTCGAGCGGATGGGGGTGCGCGGCTTCGTGCCGGACGTCGCCGGCACCGGGACCACGCTGCTCGCGGCGCCCCGGGGCGTGCCGCTGGAGCCCGCCTACGGGCCGGGTTCGGCGCTGCTGCACGCCCGCGCGGGAGCGGTCGACCTGACGGCGGCGGGCGAGGTGGGCGCCTCGCTGCGCCAGGACGTCGACACCGCGGCCGACCTCGACGCCGCCCGCGTGCTCGGGCTGGGTCCGCGGACGACCGCTCTCTTCGGTCCGGTGCGCTGCGCCTGCTGA
- a CDS encoding cystathionine gamma-lyase, with product MTGDGTTAAHAGERPAVPGEPHRPGPVLSSVFHLPGAPDFYGRPDNPTFRDLERALSELEGGSTVTAFASGMAAISAVLFGTLKAGDTVVVPSDGYYATRSLAADRLAAFGVTVRSAPTLGPYPFEGASLVLLETPSNPGMDVCDLAAVCAEAHAAGALVAVDNTTATPLGQRPLELGADFVVASDTKALSGHGDLLLGHVSTLDDELAATVRQWRTWTGAIPGPFEAWLALRSLATLDVRLERQATNALAVAELLVGHPEVSGVRYPGRPEDPAYPVAVKQMRRFGGVLAAVLPDAAAVERMLSASRLASAVTSFGDVRTGIDRRAQWGGDDVPDGFVRISCGIEDTGDLVADLTAALGG from the coding sequence GTGACCGGGGACGGCACGACGGCGGCGCACGCGGGGGAGCGCCCGGCGGTCCCCGGTGAGCCGCACCGGCCGGGCCCCGTGCTCTCCTCGGTGTTCCACCTGCCGGGCGCGCCCGACTTCTACGGCCGCCCCGACAACCCGACGTTCCGTGACCTGGAACGAGCGCTGAGCGAGCTCGAGGGCGGCTCGACCGTCACCGCGTTCGCGTCGGGGATGGCGGCGATCTCGGCGGTCCTGTTCGGAACGCTGAAGGCCGGTGACACGGTCGTCGTCCCGTCCGACGGTTACTACGCCACCCGCTCGTTGGCCGCGGACCGGCTGGCCGCGTTCGGGGTCACGGTGCGTTCGGCGCCGACGCTCGGCCCGTACCCGTTCGAGGGCGCCTCGCTCGTGCTCCTGGAGACACCGAGCAACCCCGGCATGGACGTCTGCGACCTGGCGGCGGTGTGCGCCGAGGCGCACGCGGCGGGTGCGCTGGTCGCGGTCGACAACACCACCGCGACGCCGCTCGGCCAGCGTCCGCTCGAGCTCGGCGCCGACTTCGTCGTGGCCAGCGACACCAAGGCGCTCTCCGGCCACGGTGACCTGCTGCTCGGCCACGTCAGCACGCTCGACGACGAGCTCGCAGCGACCGTGCGTCAGTGGCGCACCTGGACCGGTGCGATCCCCGGCCCGTTCGAGGCCTGGCTGGCGCTGCGTTCGCTGGCGACGCTCGACGTGCGGCTGGAGCGGCAGGCCACCAACGCGCTGGCGGTCGCGGAACTGCTGGTGGGGCACCCGGAGGTCAGCGGAGTGCGCTACCCGGGGCGGCCGGAGGACCCGGCCTACCCGGTGGCGGTGAAGCAGATGCGCCGGTTCGGCGGGGTGCTCGCCGCGGTGCTCCCGGACGCGGCGGCCGTCGAGCGGATGCTCTCGGCGTCGCGGCTCGCGTCGGCAGTGACGAGTTTCGGTGACGTGCGCACCGGGATCGACCGGCGGGCGCAGTGGGGCGGCGACGACGTTCCGGACGGGTTCGTCCGGATCTCTTGTGGAATCGAGGACACCGGCGACCTGGTGGCCGACCTCACCGCTGCCCTCGGCGGATAA
- a CDS encoding RNA degradosome polyphosphate kinase, giving the protein MAPTDPKVADATAGGPPEPASANGVATAVTSADAAAVAGAGTTTAGVEPADDSDTGAGLGPLVADAAGEAAPVTTEELTEEVEELGEDETPLEDQPLPEGRFLNRELSWLDFNARVLALGEDTTVPLLERAKFLAIFASNLDEFYMVRVAGLKRRRSTGLSVRSVDGLSTGDQLSLIAQRAAELVERHARCFSDDVQPALEATGIKILHWAELSDDEQHRLHRFFRELIFPVLTPLAVDPAHPFPYISGLSLNLAVVVRDPESGQGSERFARVKVPDNVPRFVAVEGGFLPVEDLIAVHLSQLFPGMQVVEHHLFRVTRNADLEVEEDRDEDLLQALERELARRRFGPVVRLEVASNVSEHVLELLVRELDVAEQDVLRVPGLLDLSGLFALAGVDRPELKYEPFVPATHPRFSEGETPRSVFATLREGDVLVHHPYHSFATSVQRFIEQAAADPNVLAIKQTLYRTSGDSPIVDALIDAASAGKQVVVLVEIKARFDEQANISWAKALERAGCHVVYGLVGLKTHCKTSLVVRNENGRIRRYAHIGTGNYNPKTARLYEDLGLFTADPDVGRDLTDLFNVLTGYSRQTDYRTLMVAPYGVRRGIVERVEREIEHVRAGQPGLVQLKANSIVDEGIIDSLYRASRAGVRVDLVIRGICALRPGVPGLSENIRVRSILGRFLEHSRVIRFGNGAPGTEAEEFWIGSADMMHRNLDRRVEAMVRVTDDQARRALRSTLDTSLAASAAAFELGPDGGWTRRQGTPDRPLRDVQETLLTRIIG; this is encoded by the coding sequence ATCGCGCCGACGGACCCGAAAGTGGCGGACGCCACGGCCGGAGGACCGCCGGAGCCGGCCTCGGCCAACGGCGTCGCCACCGCCGTGACCTCGGCCGACGCGGCAGCGGTCGCCGGCGCCGGGACCACCACGGCGGGCGTGGAGCCGGCCGACGACAGCGACACCGGGGCCGGGCTCGGACCCCTGGTGGCCGACGCGGCCGGCGAGGCGGCCCCGGTCACCACCGAGGAGCTGACCGAGGAGGTCGAGGAGCTCGGCGAGGACGAGACGCCGCTCGAGGACCAGCCGCTGCCGGAGGGCCGCTTCCTCAACCGCGAGCTGTCCTGGCTCGACTTCAACGCCCGGGTGCTCGCGCTGGGCGAGGACACCACGGTCCCGCTGCTCGAACGGGCCAAGTTCCTGGCGATCTTCGCCTCGAACCTCGACGAGTTTTACATGGTGCGAGTCGCCGGCCTCAAGCGGCGGCGCTCCACCGGCCTCTCGGTGCGCTCGGTGGACGGCCTGTCGACGGGAGACCAGCTTTCGCTGATCGCCCAGCGCGCCGCGGAACTGGTCGAACGGCACGCCCGCTGCTTCTCCGACGACGTCCAGCCCGCGCTGGAGGCCACCGGGATCAAGATCCTGCACTGGGCCGAGCTCTCCGACGACGAGCAGCACCGCCTGCACCGGTTCTTCCGCGAGCTGATCTTCCCGGTGCTGACGCCTCTGGCGGTCGACCCGGCGCACCCGTTCCCGTACATCAGCGGCCTGTCGCTCAACCTGGCCGTCGTGGTCCGCGACCCGGAGAGCGGCCAGGGCTCGGAGCGCTTCGCCCGCGTCAAGGTGCCCGACAACGTGCCGCGGTTCGTCGCCGTCGAGGGCGGTTTCCTCCCCGTCGAGGACCTGATCGCGGTCCACCTGAGCCAGCTCTTCCCCGGCATGCAGGTCGTCGAGCACCACCTCTTCCGCGTCACCCGCAACGCCGACCTCGAGGTGGAGGAGGACCGCGACGAGGACCTCCTGCAGGCCCTCGAGCGCGAGCTGGCCCGGCGCCGGTTCGGCCCGGTCGTCCGGCTCGAGGTCGCGTCGAACGTCAGCGAGCACGTGCTGGAGCTGCTGGTCCGTGAGCTCGACGTGGCCGAGCAGGACGTGCTGCGGGTGCCCGGGCTGCTCGACCTGTCGGGCCTGTTCGCGCTGGCCGGCGTCGACCGTCCGGAGCTCAAGTACGAGCCGTTCGTGCCCGCCACCCACCCGCGCTTCTCCGAGGGCGAGACGCCGCGCAGCGTGTTCGCGACGTTGCGCGAGGGCGACGTGCTGGTGCACCACCCGTACCACTCGTTCGCGACGAGCGTGCAGCGCTTCATCGAGCAGGCCGCCGCCGACCCGAACGTGCTGGCGATCAAGCAGACGCTCTACCGCACCTCCGGCGACTCGCCGATCGTCGACGCGCTGATCGACGCGGCCAGCGCGGGCAAGCAGGTCGTCGTCCTGGTCGAGATCAAGGCGCGCTTCGACGAACAGGCCAACATCTCCTGGGCGAAGGCGCTGGAGCGGGCCGGCTGCCACGTCGTCTACGGCCTGGTCGGCCTGAAGACGCACTGCAAGACGTCGCTGGTGGTGCGTAACGAGAACGGCCGCATCCGCCGGTACGCGCACATCGGCACCGGCAACTACAACCCGAAGACCGCGCGGCTCTACGAGGACCTCGGCCTGTTCACCGCCGACCCCGACGTCGGCCGCGACCTGACCGACCTGTTCAACGTGCTCACCGGCTACTCGCGTCAGACCGACTACCGCACGCTGATGGTGGCCCCGTACGGCGTCCGGCGCGGCATCGTGGAGCGCGTCGAGCGCGAGATCGAGCACGTGCGAGCCGGTCAGCCCGGTCTGGTGCAGCTCAAGGCGAACTCGATCGTCGACGAGGGCATCATCGATTCGCTCTACCGGGCCTCGCGGGCGGGTGTCCGCGTCGACCTGGTGATCCGGGGTATCTGCGCGCTGCGGCCGGGTGTCCCCGGCCTCTCCGAGAACATCCGGGTCCGCTCGATCCTGGGCCGGTTCCTGGAGCACTCCCGCGTGATCCGGTTCGGCAACGGCGCTCCCGGCACCGAGGCCGAGGAGTTCTGGATCGGCTCGGCCGACATGATGCACCGCAACCTCGACCGCCGGGTCGAGGCGATGGTGCGGGTCACCGACGACCAGGCGCGCCGGGCCCTGCGGTCGACGCTCGACACCTCGCTGGCCGCCTCCGCCGCCGCGTTCGAGCTCGGCCCGGACGGAGGGTGGACGCGTCGGCAGGGCACACCCGACCGCCCGCTGCGTGACGTCCAGGAGACGCTTTTGACCCGGATCATCGGCTGA
- a CDS encoding CYTH and CHAD domain-containing protein yields MREEELKFGVHGKFVLPDLSGVAGRVEPQGRQVLTAVYYDTADLRLARLGITLRHRTGEDGPPWHLKLPKGATAAGATVREEIAVDGPPDAPPPALTTLVTAWVRTAPLVAVATLRTDRDRYLIRAGKKILAELVDDTVEVSEGRGLLADGSGVRTSFREIEVERKADGKKADQALTTAAAVLVDAGAAAGATTPKLVRALGRRATAPPDVPVAGEVNDSSSAADAIAFVLRRSARRLLDYDVRVRRGEPDAVHQARVCCRRLRSDLRTFGPLVDAEWAAPIDAELRWLAAALGGPRDAEVLRARLRSTADTDPLAPLDPAVIARIDSILGDRQRLALKNLDAALSSDRYPALLDLLIETVRAPETVDLADQRAVWVLPAMVETVWDKLARKAGKLTLEDPDDTWHASRIRAKRARYASEAVAPVLGAPATRLAKACAQVQEVLGEHQDAAIAADEWRDIALAHSDDTELVITCGRLYERERAAVHASRNRFAPVWESADRPKLTRWLRG; encoded by the coding sequence TTGCGTGAAGAGGAACTGAAGTTCGGTGTCCACGGCAAGTTCGTGCTCCCGGATCTTTCGGGAGTAGCCGGTCGGGTCGAGCCCCAGGGCCGCCAGGTGCTCACCGCGGTGTACTACGACACCGCTGATCTGCGGCTGGCCCGCCTCGGCATCACGCTGCGCCACCGCACCGGCGAGGACGGGCCGCCCTGGCACCTCAAGCTGCCCAAGGGCGCGACCGCGGCCGGGGCGACGGTCCGCGAGGAGATCGCGGTCGACGGCCCGCCCGACGCTCCCCCGCCGGCGCTGACCACGCTCGTCACCGCCTGGGTCCGCACCGCGCCGCTGGTGGCCGTGGCGACGTTGCGCACCGACCGGGACCGGTACCTGATCCGGGCCGGCAAGAAGATCCTGGCCGAACTGGTCGACGACACCGTCGAGGTCTCCGAGGGGCGCGGGCTGCTGGCCGACGGGTCCGGCGTCCGCACGAGTTTCCGGGAGATCGAGGTCGAGCGGAAGGCCGACGGCAAGAAGGCCGACCAGGCGCTGACCACCGCGGCGGCCGTGCTCGTGGACGCGGGTGCGGCGGCCGGCGCGACGACGCCGAAGCTGGTGCGCGCGCTCGGCCGACGCGCCACCGCACCGCCGGACGTGCCGGTCGCGGGCGAGGTCAACGACTCCTCGTCGGCCGCGGACGCGATCGCGTTCGTACTGCGCCGGTCCGCGCGCCGGCTGCTCGACTACGACGTGCGGGTCCGCCGCGGCGAGCCCGACGCGGTGCACCAGGCGCGGGTGTGCTGCCGTCGGCTGCGGAGCGATCTGCGGACGTTCGGTCCGCTCGTCGACGCGGAGTGGGCCGCGCCGATCGACGCCGAGTTGCGGTGGCTCGCGGCCGCGCTCGGCGGCCCCCGGGACGCCGAAGTGCTGCGCGCCCGGCTACGGTCGACCGCTGACACCGACCCACTCGCGCCGTTGGACCCCGCGGTCATCGCCCGGATCGACTCGATCCTCGGAGATCGGCAGCGGCTGGCGCTGAAGAATCTGGACGCCGCTTTGAGCTCCGACCGTTACCCCGCCCTGTTGGACCTGCTGATCGAGACCGTCCGTGCCCCGGAGACCGTCGACCTCGCCGACCAGCGGGCCGTCTGGGTGCTCCCCGCGATGGTCGAGACGGTCTGGGACAAGCTGGCGCGGAAGGCGGGCAAGCTGACGCTCGAGGATCCCGACGACACCTGGCACGCGTCGCGGATCCGGGCCAAGCGCGCCCGGTACGCGTCCGAGGCGGTGGCTCCGGTGCTCGGGGCGCCGGCCACCCGGCTGGCCAAGGCCTGCGCGCAGGTGCAGGAGGTGCTGGGCGAGCACCAGGACGCCGCGATCGCCGCTGACGAGTGGCGTGACATCGCGCTGGCCCACTCCGACGACACCGAGTTGGTGATCACCTGCGGGCGGCTGTACGAGCGCGAGCGCGCCGCGGTGCACGCGTCCCGGAACCGGTTCGCGCCGGTGTGGGAGAGCGCCGATCGGCCCAAGCTGACGCGTTGGCTGCGGGGATGA
- a CDS encoding NUDIX hydrolase codes for MSAADEVVRAAGGVVWRTGADGVEIAVVHRPRYDDWSLPKGKLDPDEHVLAAACREVIEETGLQPVVGPRLPSTSYQVEPHGRHRTTGGPGLVPKVVDYWAMRAAEGEFTRNEEVDGLAWLTPEQAATRVTHAHDAGVIRRFGALPEITATVLLVRHAKAGDKNTWTGPDADRPLEPSGQAQAVWLAELLPWFRPERVLSATKLRCLQTIEPLASALGQKVVSDSVFDEESFDDPDAVVARFRALATEGGVSVVCSQGGLIPGVVTELAEADDSIVDITPAAHRRGALRSRKGSVWVLHFAGERLVQADYLATIRPESNP; via the coding sequence ATGAGCGCCGCCGACGAGGTCGTCCGCGCGGCGGGCGGCGTCGTCTGGCGTACCGGGGCGGACGGCGTGGAGATCGCCGTCGTCCACCGGCCGCGCTACGACGACTGGTCGCTGCCGAAGGGCAAGCTCGATCCCGACGAACACGTGCTGGCCGCGGCCTGCCGCGAGGTGATCGAGGAGACCGGGCTGCAGCCGGTGGTGGGCCCGCGCCTGCCCTCGACGTCCTACCAGGTCGAACCGCACGGACGGCACCGCACCACCGGCGGACCCGGGCTGGTGCCCAAGGTCGTCGACTACTGGGCGATGCGTGCGGCCGAGGGCGAGTTCACGCGCAACGAAGAGGTCGACGGGCTGGCCTGGCTCACGCCGGAGCAGGCGGCGACGCGGGTCACCCACGCGCACGACGCGGGCGTGATCCGCAGGTTCGGCGCGCTGCCCGAGATCACCGCGACCGTGTTGCTCGTCCGGCACGCGAAGGCCGGTGACAAGAACACCTGGACCGGCCCCGACGCGGACCGCCCGCTCGAGCCCAGCGGACAGGCGCAGGCGGTCTGGCTGGCCGAGCTGCTGCCGTGGTTCCGGCCGGAGCGCGTGCTCTCGGCCACCAAACTGCGCTGCCTGCAGACGATCGAGCCGCTGGCGTCGGCGCTCGGGCAGAAGGTCGTCTCCGACAGCGTCTTCGACGAGGAGTCGTTCGACGATCCCGACGCCGTCGTCGCGCGGTTCCGTGCGCTGGCTACCGAGGGCGGGGTGTCGGTGGTGTGCAGCCAGGGTGGTCTGATCCCCGGCGTCGTCACCGAGTTGGCCGAGGCCGACGACTCGATCGTCGACATCACTCCGGCGGCCCACCGGCGGGGTGCGCTGCGCAGCCGCAAGGGCAGCGTGTGGGTGCTCCATTTCGCCGGTGAGCGCCTGGTGCAGGCCGACTACCTGGCCACGATCCGTCCGGAGAGCAACCCCTAA